A genomic region of Salinibacter pepae contains the following coding sequences:
- a CDS encoding FixH family protein, translating to MAFSFGYSPWLLLLCVAVAGGLTYGTYRATVPSLSAGWRLLLGGLRFLALALICFLLFEPVLQQFRSTERPPVLAVLVDNSQSLQVVTAGDTSTARPNAARTSVRPVIDALQDEAMPGTARFFRVGEASRALSGSIIDSLRFDGARTDLASGLQAAPEELRDENLGGIVVVSDGQYNTGQNPLRVADRSPVPVHTVTVGDTARQRDLRVQDVSTNDRAYLNSSVPVRVTLSVTEGPGQPVPVTLEQSGRTLDQRPVRLPDGTGEVSVDLTFEPEQAGLQQVTVRVPELAGEVTTRNNAQSTSLRVLESKRQVLLLGAAPAPDVSALRRVYERTADTEVTARIPTPEGTFLEGPLPDDLSPFDVVVLAGFPSPSVPDDVVQRVATLIDDGTPALYFLDRQTDLAAWTEHFEASLPARPDASTSSFAEAPFRIVESARQHPVLRIEDAEGALFERLPPLQVPASAWTPTPDAQVLGTAATTSAPLLVLRRRAGLRTAAFLGNGVWRWALLPSELRAADPLWPGLASNLLRWAGTEADDSPVRVRPTASPFGGTDAVSFTGQVYDQSRQPVSDATVKVTVTDSAGTEYPYTMDPTGQGRYTLNVGTLPEGTYQYEAQARLGETDLGTDRGEFSVAPLRIEYQSPRADAVFMRQLASRSGGTAYTPQTVDQLPTDLSDQNSFSREVVRQSSEAELWRTSLFLIAILALLASEWTLRKFLGLT from the coding sequence ATGGCGTTCTCGTTCGGGTACTCCCCCTGGCTGCTTCTCCTCTGCGTGGCCGTGGCGGGGGGGCTTACGTACGGGACCTACCGCGCGACCGTCCCTTCGCTCAGTGCAGGGTGGCGCCTGCTCCTGGGCGGCCTTCGCTTTCTCGCCCTCGCCCTCATCTGTTTCCTGCTCTTCGAACCGGTCCTGCAACAGTTTCGGTCGACCGAGCGTCCCCCGGTCCTGGCCGTCCTCGTCGACAACAGCCAGAGCTTGCAGGTGGTGACGGCCGGGGACACCTCCACCGCCCGCCCCAACGCGGCTCGAACCTCCGTTCGACCCGTCATCGATGCGCTCCAAGACGAGGCGATGCCGGGGACGGCACGCTTCTTCCGCGTCGGGGAGGCGTCGCGGGCCCTTTCCGGGTCGATCATCGACTCGCTGCGCTTCGACGGCGCGCGCACCGACCTTGCAAGCGGCCTCCAGGCAGCCCCTGAGGAGCTGCGGGACGAGAACCTGGGCGGCATCGTGGTCGTCTCCGACGGCCAGTACAACACGGGCCAAAATCCCCTGCGTGTGGCCGACCGGTCTCCGGTTCCGGTGCACACCGTCACCGTTGGCGACACCGCCCGACAGCGTGACCTCCGCGTTCAGGACGTCTCGACGAACGACCGGGCCTACCTCAACTCGTCGGTGCCCGTCCGCGTCACCCTCAGCGTCACCGAGGGGCCCGGCCAGCCGGTGCCCGTCACCCTCGAACAGTCCGGGCGCACGCTCGACCAACGCCCGGTGCGTCTCCCGGATGGCACCGGCGAGGTGTCGGTGGACCTGACCTTCGAGCCCGAGCAGGCCGGCCTCCAGCAGGTGACCGTCCGGGTCCCCGAGCTTGCCGGCGAAGTGACGACCCGCAACAACGCGCAGTCGACATCGCTACGGGTTCTCGAAAGCAAGCGGCAGGTGCTCCTCCTCGGCGCGGCGCCCGCCCCCGACGTGAGCGCGCTCCGCCGCGTTTACGAGCGAACCGCCGACACGGAGGTCACGGCCCGCATCCCAACCCCCGAGGGAACGTTCCTGGAGGGCCCGCTGCCGGACGACCTGTCGCCCTTCGATGTAGTGGTCCTCGCCGGCTTTCCGAGCCCCTCCGTGCCCGACGACGTGGTGCAGCGCGTCGCCACCCTCATTGACGACGGCACCCCGGCCCTCTACTTTCTCGACCGCCAGACGGACCTGGCCGCCTGGACCGAGCACTTTGAGGCGTCGCTGCCCGCCCGTCCGGACGCGTCGACCTCATCGTTTGCGGAGGCCCCCTTCCGGATTGTGGAGAGTGCCCGGCAGCACCCCGTCCTTCGCATTGAGGACGCCGAGGGGGCGTTGTTCGAGCGGCTCCCGCCCCTCCAGGTGCCTGCGTCCGCGTGGACGCCCACGCCGGACGCTCAGGTGCTCGGGACCGCCGCCACGACGTCCGCCCCCCTCCTGGTTCTCCGACGCCGCGCGGGCCTGCGGACCGCCGCGTTTCTTGGGAATGGGGTGTGGCGGTGGGCCCTTCTGCCGTCGGAACTTCGGGCGGCCGATCCACTCTGGCCCGGCCTGGCCTCCAACCTGCTTCGGTGGGCCGGCACCGAAGCGGACGACTCGCCGGTGCGCGTCCGTCCCACTGCTTCCCCCTTCGGGGGCACGGACGCCGTCTCCTTTACCGGTCAGGTGTACGACCAGAGCCGGCAGCCGGTGTCGGACGCCACGGTGAAGGTGACAGTTACGGATTCGGCCGGCACCGAGTACCCCTACACCATGGACCCGACCGGGCAGGGCCGGTATACGCTCAACGTGGGGACGCTGCCGGAGGGCACGTACCAGTACGAAGCGCAGGCCCGGCTCGGTGAGACCGATTTGGGCACGGACCGGGGCGAGTTCTCCGTCGCCCCCCTCCGAATCGAGTACCAGTCGCCCCGCGCCGACGCCGTCTTCATGCGCCAACTGGCCAGCCGGTCGGGCGGAACGGCCTACACGCCCCAGACGGTCGATCAGCTTCCGACAGACCTGTCCGACCAAAACTCGTTTTCCAGGGAGGTCGTCCGTCAGTCGTCGGAGGCCGAACTGTGGCGCACGTCGCTCTTCCTCATCGCTATTCTCGCCCTCCTGGCCAGCGAGTGGACGCTTCGAAAATTCCTCGGACTCACGTGA